A window of the Phaseolus vulgaris cultivar G19833 chromosome 5, P. vulgaris v2.0, whole genome shotgun sequence genome harbors these coding sequences:
- the LOC137833943 gene encoding uncharacterized protein: MGTERRHPFTDLIMDTLLPDKWKGFNRDRYDGTTDPDEHVDAYTTHMSLYTTDDAVLCRFFPTSLKGGALSWFTKLPLNSIDCFETLIVKFDIQFTMSRPHHLTSIALVGVHQEKGESLRTFIDRFGKTALSICNLSPEVAMHHMLVVLRPGPFADSLCMQPATSLDDLRRRAAKFMQLEELREFRNTARAEASGEKKDDRERQGRPRAGRDQKRDTRGPRFSVTHL; this comes from the coding sequence ATGGGTACCGAGCGGCGCCATCCTTTCACCGACCTCATCATGGATACCCTCCTGCCAGACAAGTGGAAAGGCTTCAACAGGGATCGGTATGATGGGACGACCGACCCTGACGAACATGTGGACGCGTATACAACCCACATGAGCTTATACACAACGGACGACGCGGTCTTGTGCCGATTCTTCCCCACCTCTCTAAAGGGGGGAGCCCTCAGCTGGTTCACTAAACTCCCCCTGAACTCGATAGACTGCTTCGAGACTCTGATAGTGAAGTTCGACATCCAGTTCACAATGAGCCGCCCCCACCACCTGACATCCATAGCACTGGTCGGTGTTCACCAAGAGAAAGGAGAATCCCTGAGAACATTCATCGACCGGTTCGGTAAAACCGCTTTAAGCATTTGCAACCTCAGCCCTGAGGTGGCAATGCACCACATGCTGGTCGTCCTGCGTCCCGGTCCATTCGCTGATAGCTTGTGCATGCAGCCCGCAACCAGTCTCGATGATCTTAGACGCCGAGCGGCCAAGTTCATGCAGCTAGAGGAACTCCGCGAGTTCAGAAACACCGCCCGCGCTGAGGCCAGTGGAGAAAAGAAGGATGATAGAGAACGACAAGGAAGGCCCAGGGCTGGCCGAGACCAAAAGCGGGACACCCGAGGACCCCGCTTCTCCGTTACACACCTCTGA